From the genome of Acidobacteriota bacterium, one region includes:
- a CDS encoding UvrD-helicase domain-containing protein: MLRLEKQLNPEQLRAVETIEGPLLILAGAGSGKTRVITYRIAHLIENKKVRADQILAVTFTNKAAEQMRVRVRGLLRRGRGANPHISTFHSFCVRVLRPNIASLGYGSDFSIYDQSDQLTLVKDCLKELQLTDQSLSPRWALSRISESKNRGRSPEELYSQAYDPKGERLSLVFDLYQNKLRKANALDFDDLLLKTVELLRSQEAVRLGLNERFAYLMVDEYQDTNRPQYELIRLLTQSRQNICVVGDEDQSIYSWRGADIQNILSFEKDYPATQVIKLEQNYRSTKTILAAASSLVAHNRTRKGKNLWTDQVAGDLIGYYEAEDPEAEALFVVQQILAHQRSERNEPMAVLYRTNFQSRYFEEACRRFGVKYSMVGGFSFYERAEIKDLLAYLNLTLNPHDRVSLMRVINTPPRGIGRVTVDALEKESRDSNLSLWEVVEQAVEKKNWPARALRALTPFCKQVQQFRSELVTEAHSELIQTILDRSGYRQWLQDEDTEEARSRLDNLQELVIAARDSQNRGENLREFLDHAALFSDTDDFDEQARVTLMTIHSAKGLEFPLVCLAGLEEDLFPHSRSLLSQDGLEEERRLCYVALTRARRKLLLTRAKNRRFLGGESFNPTEPSCFISEIPADLLQKAWGAPRSVRKSYDGPTYNDAESIRQFYKQRGKRIDLAPRKTAIEVGRFKQGQTVRHRKYGIGNVIRCQGEGDDCKLTVLFPRHGLKKLLVKYAGLERV; this comes from the coding sequence ATGCTGCGACTGGAAAAACAGCTCAACCCTGAGCAATTGCGGGCCGTCGAAACGATCGAAGGCCCCCTGCTGATCCTGGCGGGAGCCGGAAGCGGCAAGACACGCGTCATCACCTACCGAATTGCGCATCTGATTGAAAACAAGAAGGTCCGTGCCGATCAAATTCTGGCGGTGACCTTCACCAACAAGGCCGCGGAGCAAATGAGGGTCCGCGTACGAGGGCTGTTGCGTCGCGGGCGTGGGGCCAACCCCCACATCTCCACCTTTCACTCCTTCTGTGTACGGGTCCTGCGTCCGAACATCGCCTCCTTGGGCTACGGGAGCGACTTTTCGATTTACGATCAGTCAGACCAGTTGACTTTGGTCAAGGATTGCCTCAAGGAATTGCAGTTGACCGACCAGTCTCTTTCTCCTCGATGGGCCCTTTCCCGAATCTCCGAGTCCAAGAACCGCGGCCGGAGTCCCGAGGAACTGTACTCCCAGGCCTACGACCCCAAGGGCGAGCGGTTGTCGCTGGTCTTCGATCTCTACCAGAACAAGTTGCGGAAAGCCAACGCGCTGGACTTCGATGACCTGCTGTTGAAAACGGTGGAGTTGCTTCGGAGCCAGGAGGCCGTCAGGCTGGGTCTCAATGAACGCTTTGCCTACCTGATGGTGGATGAGTACCAGGACACCAATCGACCCCAATATGAGCTGATCCGACTGTTGACCCAATCCCGTCAGAATATCTGTGTGGTGGGAGATGAGGATCAGTCCATCTATAGCTGGCGCGGAGCCGACATCCAGAACATCTTGAGCTTCGAGAAGGACTATCCTGCGACCCAGGTGATCAAGCTGGAGCAAAACTACCGTTCCACCAAGACTATCCTGGCCGCCGCCAGCTCCCTGGTTGCTCACAATCGGACTCGCAAGGGAAAGAACCTCTGGACAGATCAGGTTGCCGGAGACTTGATCGGGTATTACGAAGCGGAGGATCCGGAGGCCGAGGCGCTGTTTGTCGTTCAGCAGATCCTTGCTCACCAGCGGTCCGAACGCAATGAGCCGATGGCTGTACTCTACCGGACCAACTTCCAGTCGCGCTATTTTGAAGAGGCCTGCCGGCGTTTCGGTGTCAAGTATTCGATGGTGGGAGGATTCAGTTTTTATGAGAGAGCGGAAATCAAGGATCTGTTGGCCTACCTCAATCTGACCCTGAATCCGCACGACCGCGTCAGCCTGATGCGGGTGATCAATACTCCACCGCGCGGCATCGGCAGGGTAACCGTAGACGCCTTGGAAAAGGAGTCCCGGGATTCCAATCTCTCTCTCTGGGAGGTGGTGGAGCAGGCGGTGGAAAAGAAAAACTGGCCTGCCAGGGCCCTGAGGGCGTTGACTCCTTTTTGCAAGCAAGTGCAGCAATTCCGAAGCGAGTTGGTGACCGAGGCCCATTCCGAGTTGATCCAGACCATTCTGGATCGCTCCGGTTATCGCCAGTGGCTTCAGGATGAAGACACCGAGGAGGCCCGTTCCCGTTTGGACAACCTGCAGGAACTGGTGATTGCAGCGCGGGACAGCCAGAATAGAGGCGAAAACCTGCGGGAATTCCTGGACCATGCCGCCCTGTTCTCAGATACCGACGACTTCGATGAGCAGGCCAGGGTGACGTTGATGACCATTCATAGCGCCAAGGGATTGGAGTTCCCGCTGGTTTGCCTGGCTGGACTGGAGGAAGACCTCTTCCCTCATAGCCGCTCGCTGTTGAGTCAGGATGGGCTTGAGGAAGAACGCCGGCTCTGTTACGTCGCTCTGACCCGGGCTCGACGGAAGCTTCTGTTGACCCGGGCCAAGAATCGGCGTTTCCTGGGAGGCGAGAGTTTCAACCCGACGGAGCCATCCTGTTTCATCTCCGAAATCCCCGCCGATCTCCTGCAGAAGGCCTGGGGAGCGCCCAGGTCTGTCAGGAAGAGCTATGACGGACCTACCTACAACGACGCCGAGAGCATTCGGCAATTCTACAAGCAGCGAGGTAAGCGCATCGACCTGGCTCCACGGAAAACGGCGATTGAAGTCGGCCGCTTCAAGCAGGGCCAGACGGTTCGCCACCGAAAGTATGGCATCGGCAATGTGATCCGTTGCCAGGGCGAGGGAGATGACTGCAAGCTTACCGTGCTCTTTCCCCGCCACGGCTTAAAGAAGCTCCTGGTCAAGTATGCAGGCCTGGAACGGGTTTAG
- a CDS encoding TrkH family potassium uptake protein: MGVIRPAALGYILGQFLLALGATLLVPLAFSLWSHGGPAPLAYAAAITIGIGSALFFSLPRPSTDLNRREGLLLVFSIWLAVSVFGALPFYFSPAYFSSFTDAFFEATSGFTASGATILSDIESLPRDLQFWRCFSHWLGGMGIVLLGIAILPLLGMGGMALYRAEFSGARSEKLKPRIAHTAQALWKIYVFLTLAEYVALRWAGMGSFDALCHSFSTVATGGFSTRTASVGAFDSPLIECIIVVFMLLGSINFTLHYRLWVEHRPKRFISDFELRTLLFIVIASSLVIAAILALKSGYAPAMALRRALFQVTAITTTTGFTTDDFAQWLPLPQLILLALMFMGGCTGSTSGGLKTSRMVLLYKVVVREFERMVERRGVFAVRVGKGVIPESAVRSLLNLVYLSFLVNFLGCILLAASGVDVFTSIAAVAAAMFNIGPGLGNVGPVEGYGGLPAFAKWVLSFCMLAGRLEFYTVLVIFTPAFWQK, translated from the coding sequence ATGGGTGTGATACGGCCCGCTGCCCTCGGTTATATCCTGGGCCAGTTCCTGCTGGCTCTCGGCGCCACCCTGCTGGTTCCACTGGCTTTCAGCCTTTGGAGTCATGGCGGTCCGGCTCCGCTGGCCTATGCCGCCGCGATCACCATCGGAATCGGCAGCGCCCTCTTTTTCAGTCTTCCTCGCCCCTCCACGGACTTGAACCGACGGGAAGGGTTGCTGCTGGTTTTTTCCATATGGCTAGCGGTGAGCGTTTTCGGCGCTCTGCCCTTCTATTTCTCTCCTGCCTATTTCTCCAGTTTCACCGACGCTTTCTTTGAAGCCACCTCCGGGTTTACGGCGAGTGGCGCAACCATTCTCAGCGATATTGAGAGCCTCCCCAGGGACCTGCAATTCTGGAGGTGCTTCTCCCACTGGCTGGGAGGCATGGGCATTGTCCTGCTCGGGATTGCCATTCTGCCCCTGCTCGGCATGGGTGGAATGGCGTTGTACCGAGCCGAGTTCTCCGGGGCAAGATCGGAAAAGCTCAAGCCTCGGATTGCTCATACGGCACAGGCGCTTTGGAAGATCTATGTTTTCTTGACCCTGGCAGAGTACGTGGCGCTCCGCTGGGCGGGGATGGGTTCTTTCGATGCCTTGTGCCATTCCTTCTCCACGGTGGCCACGGGAGGATTTTCGACCCGAACCGCCAGCGTCGGGGCGTTCGACAGTCCCCTGATTGAATGCATTATCGTCGTCTTCATGTTGTTGGGAAGCATCAACTTTACTCTGCACTACCGTCTTTGGGTGGAACATCGTCCCAAGCGATTTATTTCCGATTTCGAGCTAAGGACGTTGCTATTCATAGTGATCGCGTCCAGCCTCGTGATCGCTGCCATCCTGGCTTTGAAGAGTGGTTATGCTCCGGCAATGGCCCTCAGGAGAGCCCTTTTCCAGGTGACAGCCATCACCACTACCACTGGCTTTACCACGGACGATTTTGCCCAATGGCTGCCTCTGCCGCAGCTGATCCTGCTGGCGCTCATGTTTATGGGTGGATGTACCGGATCGACTTCAGGAGGACTGAAGACTTCTCGGATGGTTTTGCTCTACAAGGTGGTGGTTCGCGAATTCGAACGCATGGTCGAGCGCCGTGGCGTGTTTGCGGTCCGTGTGGGCAAAGGGGTTATTCCGGAATCGGCTGTCCGCAGCCTTCTGAATCTGGTCTATCTGTCCTTTCTGGTCAACTTTCTGGGTTGCATCCTGCTGGCGGCTTCCGGCGTGGATGTATTTACCAGCATCGCCGCCGTGGCCGCAGCCATGTTCAACATCGGTCCCGGGTTGGGGAACGTGGGGCCGGTCGAGGGTTATGGGGGGCTGCCGGCGTTCGCCAAGTGGGTTCTGAGTTTCTGCATGCTGGCCGGGCGCCTGGAGTTCTACACGGTGCTCGTCATCTTCACCCCTGCCTTCTGGCAAAAGTAG
- the trkA gene encoding Trk system potassium transporter TrkA — protein sequence MRILIAGGGQAASLVATRLIREGNEVVVVEQNPDRCHQLEETLDAKVIQGNAASIRVLHEADIRNADMLIALTSEDQINVLACLIASVESDVKFKVARLRTHEVNYWRRILQRAGLHIDLIIHPETEIADRILRVVRLPGVSDVIDFAEGRVKLFGMNIDEKSWVAYKTVEDLDRAGPPKNSLIALIFRGQQVIVPHGAEVLNPGDHVYIVTTADDLERVCQFMGLQTQESLDRVYILGGKQVGIRVAELLEPQGVSVKLFERDIARCERIAQILRKTVVLHADGTDESILAEENIKGAGAFLAMTNDDEDNLIASLLARKLGAKKVVALINRLNYLPMAQRLGINTTVSPRLAAVDRILQFVRKGRVLSVTTFREEEAEAIELIAAEGSKYVGRSLREVRFPRGAIVGAIARPNGEVVVPRGEATIQAGDRVIFCTLESTVPLLESAFLADARREWV from the coding sequence ATGAGGATCCTGATTGCCGGGGGCGGACAGGCCGCTTCGCTCGTTGCCACGCGCTTGATTCGCGAGGGAAACGAGGTGGTGGTGGTAGAGCAGAACCCTGATCGCTGCCATCAATTGGAGGAAACGCTGGACGCCAAGGTGATCCAGGGCAATGCTGCCAGCATACGCGTCCTGCACGAGGCGGATATTCGCAACGCCGACATGCTGATTGCGCTGACCAGCGAGGATCAAATCAACGTCTTGGCGTGCCTGATTGCTTCGGTGGAGTCGGACGTGAAGTTCAAGGTGGCGCGGCTCCGCACGCACGAAGTCAACTACTGGAGGAGGATTCTGCAGCGAGCCGGACTACACATCGACCTGATCATCCACCCGGAGACAGAGATCGCCGACCGCATCCTGCGAGTGGTTCGCCTGCCCGGCGTCTCCGACGTGATCGACTTTGCCGAGGGTCGGGTAAAGCTCTTTGGAATGAATATCGACGAGAAGAGCTGGGTTGCTTACAAGACGGTCGAGGACTTGGATCGCGCCGGGCCGCCCAAGAATTCTCTGATCGCCCTGATCTTTCGGGGGCAACAGGTGATTGTCCCTCATGGGGCTGAAGTGTTGAATCCTGGAGACCATGTCTACATCGTCACCACTGCCGACGACCTGGAGCGCGTGTGTCAATTCATGGGGCTTCAGACACAGGAGTCGCTCGATCGGGTCTACATTCTGGGGGGCAAGCAAGTCGGGATTCGGGTAGCCGAGTTGTTGGAGCCCCAGGGTGTGTCGGTAAAGCTGTTTGAGCGGGACATCGCCCGATGCGAGAGGATTGCCCAGATTCTTCGCAAGACGGTTGTCCTCCACGCGGACGGCACGGACGAATCGATCCTGGCGGAGGAGAACATCAAGGGCGCGGGAGCGTTTCTGGCCATGACCAACGACGACGAGGATAACCTCATTGCTTCCCTGCTGGCTCGAAAGCTGGGTGCCAAGAAAGTAGTCGCTCTCATCAATCGGCTGAACTACCTCCCCATGGCACAGCGTCTCGGCATCAATACGACTGTCAGCCCCCGCCTGGCGGCGGTTGACCGAATTCTCCAGTTTGTGCGCAAGGGGAGAGTGCTTTCGGTGACCACGTTTCGCGAGGAGGAGGCCGAGGCGATCGAGCTGATTGCAGCCGAAGGCTCCAAATACGTCGGCCGAAGCTTGAGGGAGGTTCGCTTTCCCCGCGGGGCCATTGTTGGCGCCATCGCTCGGCCCAATGGCGAGGTGGTGGTCCCTAGGGGCGAAGCCACTATCCAGGCGGGAGACCGCGTCATTTTCTGTACCCTGGAGAGTACCGTTCCGCTGCTTGAGTCTGCCTTTCTGGCAGATGCCCGAAGGGAATGGGTGTGA
- a CDS encoding TonB family protein, whose protein sequence is MKKDELRGLFSPGSEENSGQRTREAFLMSLVAHLLVALWVALGPDILPQPAPPETADRDKARQLGFLALPREYEEVLKEPPAVRPMVPEKERILRPPPSKALRVPEPDPGLRQAEKPATVKQSEPPEPKPGSSAPRPPTPALPDSRPSQSTKPNGQAGGRSPRESGSVESTGPLAATPKEKGLKSNLKDLYAGLRLPGGTAPGSEVGRGISGRQSRVGSGQGRTGADFGRRQPDFSVERPTILSDTQGVNFGPWLTAVYFRVRNNWYSVIPQVYRSGLKGVVVIVFDVRRNGSLEDLEIVRSSSFSPYDRAAISSLKLSEPMPNFPDAFTKDRLTLQFTYFYNIRL, encoded by the coding sequence ATGAAGAAGGACGAACTGCGTGGGTTGTTCTCGCCGGGTTCCGAGGAGAATTCCGGTCAGAGAACGCGTGAAGCCTTTCTGATGTCGCTGGTGGCTCACCTGCTGGTGGCGCTCTGGGTGGCATTGGGTCCCGACATCCTGCCACAACCCGCCCCCCCCGAAACAGCCGATCGGGACAAAGCCAGGCAGCTGGGGTTTCTGGCTCTCCCCAGGGAGTATGAAGAAGTCCTTAAGGAGCCTCCTGCGGTCAGGCCGATGGTTCCTGAGAAGGAACGGATACTTCGGCCTCCGCCCTCCAAGGCTCTCCGGGTTCCTGAACCCGACCCCGGCCTGAGGCAGGCTGAAAAACCGGCGACCGTCAAACAATCCGAACCTCCGGAACCCAAGCCCGGTTCCTCAGCGCCCCGACCTCCGACACCTGCGTTGCCCGACTCCCGACCATCGCAGAGTACAAAACCCAATGGGCAGGCCGGGGGGCGGAGCCCAAGGGAATCCGGCAGTGTCGAGTCGACCGGCCCCTTGGCAGCCACCCCCAAAGAGAAGGGGCTCAAGTCAAACCTGAAGGATCTCTATGCTGGATTGCGGCTCCCGGGAGGGACGGCGCCGGGTTCCGAGGTAGGGCGGGGTATAAGTGGTCGGCAGAGTAGAGTAGGGTCGGGCCAAGGTCGCACTGGGGCCGACTTCGGCCGGCGCCAACCGGACTTCTCGGTCGAGCGTCCCACCATCCTTTCGGATACCCAAGGGGTCAACTTCGGACCCTGGTTGACGGCGGTCTATTTCAGGGTTCGCAACAACTGGTATTCGGTGATTCCCCAGGTGTACCGCAGCGGTCTCAAAGGGGTCGTGGTGATTGTGTTTGACGTTCGCAGAAACGGCAGTCTGGAAGATTTGGAAATTGTTCGCAGCTCCAGTTTTTCCCCCTACGATCGGGCAGCGATTTCCTCCCTGAAGCTGTCGGAGCCCATGCCCAATTTCCCCGACGCTTTCACGAAGGACCGCCTCACCCTCCAGTTCACCTATTTCTACAACATCCGCCTTTAA
- a CDS encoding Gfo/Idh/MocA family oxidoreductase — MDKVKAAVIGTGYLGRQHVRVLSQLADVELVGVVDKNLETARAVAAEFSTRAYDSHRALSEKVSAVSLATPTCEHASIGIDLLTRGVDVLVEKPIASSLAEADAMIEAANRHRRILQVGHLERFNPAVVAARKLLTTPLFFEVHRLGVFAARSLDIDVVSDLMIHDLDLVLDFVGSPVERVSAVGLPILTDKVDIANARLEFANGCVANVTASRVSTEKVRKLRFFQKNQYVSLDFSRQDVVVLSVENRPAGEPPLILPRRIETARMEPLKAELESFVESVRTGRPPAVSAESSREALALAHRVTLEIQEHANRLSLSPRRPWSESSSES; from the coding sequence ATGGACAAGGTCAAGGCGGCGGTCATCGGGACGGGCTACCTCGGAAGACAGCATGTCCGGGTTCTCTCGCAACTGGCAGACGTTGAACTGGTTGGAGTGGTGGACAAGAACCTGGAGACGGCCCGAGCGGTTGCCGCCGAGTTTTCCACGCGGGCTTACGACAGTCACCGGGCTCTATCGGAAAAAGTCTCCGCCGTGAGTCTGGCCACCCCCACTTGCGAGCATGCGTCGATTGGCATTGACCTCCTGACCAGGGGAGTGGATGTGTTGGTGGAGAAGCCGATCGCGTCCTCGCTGGCAGAGGCCGATGCCATGATCGAAGCGGCAAACCGGCACCGACGCATCCTGCAAGTCGGTCATCTGGAGCGCTTCAATCCCGCGGTGGTGGCAGCCCGCAAGCTATTGACGACTCCCCTTTTTTTCGAAGTGCATCGTCTGGGGGTTTTTGCTGCGCGCAGCCTGGACATCGACGTGGTTTCCGATCTGATGATTCACGACCTGGATCTGGTTCTGGATTTCGTTGGCAGTCCCGTGGAACGGGTGAGTGCCGTCGGTCTGCCCATATTGACGGATAAGGTGGATATCGCCAACGCCAGACTGGAATTCGCCAATGGCTGTGTCGCCAACGTGACCGCCAGCCGGGTGAGTACCGAAAAGGTTCGAAAGCTGCGCTTCTTTCAGAAAAACCAATACGTATCCCTGGACTTCTCGCGGCAGGACGTGGTGGTGCTGAGTGTCGAGAATCGACCGGCGGGCGAGCCGCCCCTCATTCTGCCTCGCAGGATCGAGACGGCAAGGATGGAACCGCTCAAGGCCGAATTGGAATCATTCGTGGAATCCGTTCGCACTGGGAGACCGCCGGCGGTCTCGGCCGAAAGCAGCAGGGAGGCCCTGGCCCTGGCTCATCGGGTGACGTTAGAGATTCAGGAGCACGCCAACAGGCTCTCGCTGTCTCCCCGGCGGCCGTGGTCGGAATCAAGTTCCGAGTCATGA
- the lpxI gene encoding UDP-2,3-diacylglucosamine diphosphatase LpxI (LpxI, functionally equivalent to LpxH, replaces it in LPS biosynthesis in a minority of bacteria.): MQNRRRYGLIAGNGQFPFLVLEAARSLGVDVVVVAIKEEAFPRIADLGYKTHWISLGQLGKLIELLKREGVDQALMAGQVKHKQIFSSIVPDRRLLKLLVSLGTRNTDSLIGGVADVLEQEGIRLIDSTAFLKPLIPEPGVLTRRSPSDSEIKDIHYGRRIAKEMARMDIGQSVVVRHQACVAVEAMEGTDATIRRAAGLTANQPVTVIKVSKPRQDMRFDVPVVGVPTLRLMAEVRASALAIDAQKTLLLDRTELIGVADRDRIAIVAFDPQD; encoded by the coding sequence ATGCAGAACCGGCGCCGCTACGGCCTTATTGCCGGCAATGGCCAATTCCCTTTCCTGGTGCTTGAGGCTGCGCGCAGTCTGGGTGTGGATGTGGTAGTGGTGGCTATCAAGGAAGAAGCCTTTCCGCGAATTGCCGACCTGGGCTACAAGACCCATTGGATAAGCTTGGGCCAGCTTGGGAAGCTGATTGAACTGTTGAAGCGGGAAGGGGTTGATCAGGCATTGATGGCGGGTCAAGTCAAGCACAAGCAGATCTTCAGCTCGATCGTGCCGGACCGACGGCTCTTGAAACTCTTGGTGAGTCTGGGTACCAGGAACACCGACTCCTTGATTGGAGGGGTTGCGGACGTCCTGGAGCAGGAAGGGATCCGTTTGATCGATTCGACCGCTTTCCTGAAACCGCTGATTCCTGAGCCTGGGGTGTTGACGCGGCGATCGCCCAGCGACTCGGAGATCAAAGACATTCACTATGGTCGGCGAATCGCCAAGGAGATGGCTCGAATGGATATCGGTCAATCCGTGGTGGTAAGGCATCAGGCCTGTGTCGCGGTGGAAGCCATGGAAGGTACCGACGCCACCATTCGTCGGGCTGCCGGCCTTACCGCCAATCAGCCGGTCACGGTGATCAAGGTGAGCAAGCCCCGGCAGGACATGCGCTTTGACGTTCCGGTTGTCGGAGTGCCCACCCTTCGGTTGATGGCCGAGGTCCGTGCGTCGGCACTGGCTATTGACGCGCAGAAAACGCTGCTCCTGGATCGAACGGAACTGATTGGAGTTGCCGATCGTGATCGGATTGCCATCGTTGCCTTCGATCCCCAGGACTAG
- the lpxA gene encoding acyl-ACP--UDP-N-acetylglucosamine O-acyltransferase — MSIHPTAVVSSKASLGEEVSIGPYAILEDDVVLGDHCRVDAHTVIQGPTRVGDHCHFFPFGSIGFPPQDLKYRGERTELVIGDHNTFREYVTVNRGTAGGGGRTSIGNRNFIMAYSHIAHDCSLGDHILLANAATLAGHVTVADHATIGAFSGVHQFCRVGIYGFVGGYSVITKDVLPFSKTVSAREAKNYGVNVIGLERRGFSVDSIRAIRAAYRVLLQSGLNTSQALDQLKQELAGHPEVQSLIDFIQTSERGIIK; from the coding sequence ATGAGCATTCACCCCACGGCGGTGGTGAGCTCCAAGGCCTCCCTGGGCGAAGAGGTATCCATCGGCCCCTACGCGATCCTGGAAGACGACGTGGTTCTGGGAGACCACTGTCGGGTGGATGCGCACACCGTTATTCAAGGGCCAACCCGCGTCGGGGACCACTGTCATTTCTTTCCCTTTGGCTCCATTGGGTTTCCACCCCAGGATCTTAAGTATCGGGGGGAGCGAACCGAATTGGTGATCGGCGACCACAATACCTTTCGAGAGTATGTCACAGTCAATCGGGGCACGGCCGGGGGAGGGGGACGGACATCGATTGGGAATCGCAACTTCATCATGGCCTACAGCCACATTGCCCATGACTGCTCCTTGGGAGACCATATTCTGCTGGCCAATGCAGCGACGCTTGCGGGGCACGTGACGGTCGCCGACCATGCCACCATCGGGGCGTTTTCGGGGGTTCACCAGTTTTGCAGGGTAGGCATTTACGGATTTGTCGGCGGCTACTCCGTCATTACCAAGGATGTCCTTCCCTTTTCCAAGACAGTGAGCGCCAGGGAGGCCAAGAACTATGGCGTCAACGTCATCGGCCTGGAACGACGCGGATTTTCGGTAGATTCAATCAGGGCGATTCGCGCCGCCTATCGGGTGCTTCTGCAATCCGGACTCAATACCTCCCAGGCTTTGGATCAACTCAAGCAGGAACTCGCCGGCCACCCGGAAGTGCAGTCTCTGATCGATTTCATTCAGACCAGCGAACGAGGGATTATCAAGTGA
- the fabZ gene encoding 3-hydroxyacyl-ACP dehydratase FabZ: MLLNSNQIQKIIPHRYPFLLVDAITELEPGKRIVGLKNVTVNEHFFSGHFPGTPVMPGVLIIEAIAQVAAVLVLREIPDRETKLVYFSGIDKARFRRPVVPGDRLELVVEVLRLKPRLGKLRGEAFVNEVRVAEAEILSTIVDRGNQ, translated from the coding sequence ATGCTCTTGAATTCCAATCAGATACAAAAGATCATTCCGCACCGCTATCCATTCCTGCTGGTGGATGCCATCACCGAGCTGGAACCTGGCAAGAGAATCGTCGGCCTCAAGAACGTGACCGTGAATGAACACTTCTTCAGCGGCCACTTCCCCGGAACTCCCGTCATGCCGGGTGTGCTCATCATCGAGGCCATTGCCCAGGTCGCGGCAGTCCTGGTGCTTCGCGAGATTCCGGATCGGGAAACGAAACTGGTCTACTTCTCCGGAATAGACAAGGCCCGATTCCGCCGGCCCGTGGTTCCCGGGGACCGCTTGGAGTTGGTGGTCGAGGTGCTACGGTTGAAACCGCGGCTGGGAAAGCTTCGCGGTGAGGCCTTTGTGAATGAGGTCCGCGTGGCTGAAGCCGAGATCCTGTCGACGATTGTGGACCGAGGGAATCAATGA
- a CDS encoding OmpH family outer membrane protein — MTRKHRGIIAFLPFLLFGLIGPLQIQGQEMVKVGVIQIDRAIFESEEGKAAMADLQKKVDAKQEEFAKQQKEIQDLQGQIQRQGATLNQEAQAALARNLEKKQITFQRATEDAQREFNQLRTDIYNRIGRKIAAEVQKYAAENNFYLILNSSSQNSQVLFNDNSVDITSDIIKRFNLSQTSPATTPAAQ, encoded by the coding sequence ATGACCAGGAAGCATCGAGGGATCATCGCATTTTTGCCTTTTCTTCTGTTTGGCTTGATCGGTCCTTTGCAGATTCAGGGCCAGGAGATGGTCAAGGTGGGAGTCATCCAGATCGACCGCGCCATCTTCGAGTCGGAGGAGGGGAAGGCTGCGATGGCCGATCTGCAGAAGAAAGTGGATGCCAAGCAGGAGGAGTTTGCCAAGCAGCAGAAGGAAATCCAGGATCTGCAGGGCCAGATACAACGTCAGGGAGCCACCTTGAACCAGGAGGCGCAGGCGGCGCTCGCCAGGAACCTGGAAAAAAAGCAGATTACTTTCCAGCGGGCTACCGAAGACGCTCAGAGGGAGTTCAATCAACTCCGGACCGATATCTACAACAGGATCGGCAGAAAAATAGCCGCCGAGGTTCAAAAATATGCGGCGGAGAACAATTTCTACCTGATTCTGAATTCATCCAGCCAGAACAGCCAGGTTCTGTTCAATGACAACTCGGTAGACATCACCTCGGACATAATCAAGCGGTTTAACCTGTCTCAGACTTCCCCCGCCACTACCCCAGCCGCCCAGTAG